Proteins from one Choloepus didactylus isolate mChoDid1 chromosome 4, mChoDid1.pri, whole genome shotgun sequence genomic window:
- the LOC119532538 gene encoding ZZ-type zinc finger-containing protein 3-like, with product MRLSPAVSAQAGSPRQNSGHVRGTSYGFQADSSTSRRQHPLNKHLFKPSTFMTSHEPPVYMDEDDDRTCFHSHMNMAVEEASDEESIPIMYRNLPEYKELLQFKKLKKQKLQQMQAESGFVQHVGFKCDNCGIEPIQGVRWHCQDCPPDMSLDFCDSCSDCLHETDIHKEDHQLEPIYRSETFLDRDYCVSQGTSYNYLDPNYFPANR from the exons ATGCGCCTTTCCCCTGCGGTCTCTGCCCAGGCGGGATCCCCCCGGCAGAACTCCGGACACGTGCGAGGGACCAGCTATGGATTTCAGGCAGAT TCTTCAACAAGCAGACGACAGCATCCCCTTAATAAGCATCTCTTTAAACCTTCCACTTTCATGACATCCCATGAACCTCCAGTGTATATGGATGAAGATGATGACCGAACCTGTTTTCATAGCCACATGAATATGGCTGTCGAGGAGGCCTCAGATGAAGAAAGTATTCCTATTATGTATAGAAATTTACCTGAATATAAAGAActattacagtttaaaaaattaaagaagcagAAACTTCAGCAGATGCAAGCTGAAAGTGGCTTTGTGCAACATGTGGGCTTCAAGTGTGATAACTGTGGCATAGAACCTATCCAGGGTGTTCGGTGGCACTGCCAGGATTGTCCTCCAGATATGTCTTTGGACTTCTGTGATTCTTGTTCAGACTGCCTACATGAAACAGATATTCATAAGGAAGACCACCAATTAGAACCTATTTATAGGTCAGAGACATTCTTAGACAGAGACTACTGTGTGTCCCAGGGCACCAGTTATAATTACCTTGACCCAAACTACTTTCCAGCAAACAGATGA